A portion of the Ferrimicrobium sp. genome contains these proteins:
- a CDS encoding VWA domain-containing protein: MKPEELVTGFVELLRVRGLRVPLSSARDFFQALEMVGIGDPACVREMARATLVKSHQDDELFNRVFDEYFFGEGVQEVAPRQVTVGFDSQEAPEGEQGIDDEVERVVRYSAAERLRKVDLRSLEPAQRREAFDLIDRFRFAPPLRRSYRLVKSHKPQRLDLAQTLRLAIGTDGEPVRRRFRSKGWRCRRLLFLVDISGSMHAYAEGLLHFAWASQRALGDVAVFTLGTRLNNITRALGANDPDRAMARVSAVVEDYAGGTRLGESLAMFNTEHGGRALARGAIVVVFSDGWDRGDPQVMEEAMARLCRLAKTILWVNPLAAAADYAPLARGMATALPYIDALLPGESVRSFEHLAKVICSEGVPTVVRATHHND; the protein is encoded by the coding sequence ATGAAGCCTGAGGAGTTGGTGACGGGGTTCGTCGAGCTTCTTCGGGTGCGTGGACTACGAGTTCCTCTGTCGAGTGCACGAGATTTTTTTCAGGCGTTGGAGATGGTTGGCATCGGCGACCCAGCGTGCGTGCGGGAGATGGCACGAGCCACGTTGGTCAAGTCACACCAGGACGATGAACTCTTCAACCGAGTCTTTGATGAGTATTTTTTTGGTGAAGGAGTCCAAGAGGTGGCTCCGCGACAGGTCACCGTTGGCTTCGACTCCCAAGAGGCCCCCGAGGGTGAACAGGGGATCGACGATGAGGTTGAACGTGTCGTGCGCTATTCCGCTGCCGAGCGTCTCCGGAAGGTTGATCTACGGTCACTGGAGCCTGCACAACGTCGCGAGGCCTTCGATCTGATCGATCGGTTTCGATTTGCACCTCCGTTACGCAGGAGCTATCGGCTCGTCAAGAGTCACAAACCCCAACGGCTGGACCTTGCACAAACACTGCGCCTAGCCATCGGGACCGATGGTGAGCCGGTGCGTCGGCGCTTCAGAAGCAAGGGATGGCGATGCCGCCGACTCCTGTTTCTCGTTGATATCTCTGGCTCCATGCACGCCTACGCAGAGGGGCTTTTGCACTTCGCATGGGCATCCCAACGCGCCTTGGGCGATGTTGCTGTCTTTACCCTCGGCACGCGTCTCAACAATATCACCCGGGCCCTTGGCGCGAACGATCCTGACCGAGCGATGGCCAGGGTCTCGGCGGTGGTGGAGGATTATGCGGGAGGTACCAGATTGGGTGAGTCATTGGCGATGTTCAACACAGAGCATGGAGGACGAGCACTGGCACGGGGGGCGATCGTCGTGGTCTTCTCGGATGGCTGGGATCGTGGCGACCCTCAGGTCATGGAGGAGGCGATGGCACGGTTATGTCGCCTCGCCAAGACAATTCTTTGGGTGAATCCGCTGGCTGCAGCGGCGGACTACGCCCCGTTGGCACGTGGGATGGCCACTGCATTGCCCTACATCGACGCCCTTCTCCCTGGCGAGAGCGTACGATCCTTCGAACACCTCGCGAAAGTAATCTGTAGTGAAGGGGTTCCAACAGTTGTCAGAGCGACGCACCATAATGATTAG
- a CDS encoding molybdopterin cofactor-binding domain-containing protein: MTMTDPTQQEHIIGKRRVRREDPELLSGEKRFADDLVIPGALHLVLVRSPHAHARIRAIDASTAQAMPGVVGIYTGEDLQAEWAAPMPCAWPVTPEMKSPAHYPLAKEYVHYAGEGVVAVVARSRVEAVDAAGAVVVEYEELAPVLDLEDAVKDATLAHEELESNASFVWALEPNPEAVDAAFREAAVTVSERYVQQRLIPAAMEPRAMAVVPSPMGGDFTVYSSTQIPHVLRVMLALTAGISETKLRVVAPAVGGGFGSKLDVYAEELLCLALARRLRQPVRFTEERGEGTMATIHGRGQVQYMELAADAEGKVTAIRVKLLADMGAYLQLVTPGVPLLGAFLYHGVYDVGAYSFTCTGLFTNKTPTDAYRGAGRPEATYAIERAMDSLARKLEMDPAELRRRNFIAAEKFPYESVAGLVFDSGSYEENLAKALDTAGYTQLRQEQQQRRMDRHPRRLGIGVSCYVEMCGLAPSRVLASLNYGAGGWEAATVRILPTSKVQVVTGTAPHGQGHETSWSMIVADKLGISPDDVEVLHSDTSIAPYGMDTYGSRSLSVGGTAVYLATERVIEKAMKIAAHQMEVAEEDLEYVGATFRVKGSPEQQLPLAAIAFEAFTAHNLPDGVEPNLEASISWDPPNFTFPNGTHIAVVEVDEETGRVELIRYIAVDDCGNQINPLIVEGQIHGGITQGVAQALYEEALYDGSGQLLNASLADYLVPSACEMPSFELASTVTPSPTNPLGVKGVGEAGTIGSAPAVINAVVDALSDLGVTDCPMPATPERVYQLIQQATSK; the protein is encoded by the coding sequence ATGACGATGACCGATCCAACCCAACAGGAGCACATCATTGGTAAGCGTCGGGTTCGTCGAGAGGATCCTGAGCTTCTCTCTGGTGAGAAGCGCTTCGCCGATGATCTGGTGATTCCAGGAGCTCTCCACCTCGTCCTCGTTCGTTCGCCGCATGCGCATGCTCGTATCCGCGCGATCGATGCTAGCACCGCACAGGCGATGCCAGGGGTTGTCGGGATCTATACCGGTGAGGATCTTCAAGCGGAGTGGGCCGCTCCAATGCCGTGTGCCTGGCCCGTTACCCCAGAGATGAAGAGTCCGGCGCACTATCCGCTGGCGAAGGAGTATGTGCACTACGCAGGTGAAGGTGTCGTCGCGGTGGTCGCACGTTCGCGGGTCGAAGCGGTCGATGCCGCGGGTGCCGTGGTCGTGGAGTACGAGGAGTTGGCACCGGTGCTCGATCTCGAGGACGCGGTAAAGGATGCGACGTTGGCGCATGAGGAGCTTGAGAGCAACGCAAGTTTTGTGTGGGCATTGGAACCAAATCCCGAGGCGGTCGACGCGGCCTTTCGAGAGGCTGCCGTCACCGTAAGCGAGCGCTATGTGCAACAGCGTCTCATCCCCGCTGCGATGGAGCCGAGGGCTATGGCGGTCGTCCCCTCGCCAATGGGTGGCGATTTTACGGTCTACTCATCGACACAGATCCCCCACGTTCTGCGCGTGATGTTGGCGCTCACTGCTGGGATCTCTGAGACCAAACTCAGGGTGGTGGCTCCTGCAGTTGGAGGTGGTTTCGGGTCAAAACTCGATGTCTATGCTGAGGAGCTTTTGTGCCTGGCGCTTGCGCGTCGTCTGCGCCAGCCAGTTCGCTTCACTGAGGAGCGAGGCGAGGGTACGATGGCGACCATCCATGGTCGCGGCCAGGTCCAGTACATGGAGCTGGCGGCGGATGCCGAGGGCAAAGTGACTGCGATTCGCGTCAAGCTCCTCGCTGACATGGGTGCCTACTTACAGCTTGTTACCCCTGGTGTTCCTCTTCTTGGTGCGTTCCTCTATCACGGCGTCTATGACGTCGGTGCCTATTCGTTCACCTGCACCGGCTTGTTCACGAACAAGACGCCGACCGATGCCTATCGTGGTGCTGGACGTCCTGAGGCCACCTACGCGATCGAGCGAGCGATGGATTCCCTCGCCCGCAAGCTCGAGATGGACCCGGCTGAACTGCGGCGTCGGAACTTCATCGCCGCGGAGAAGTTTCCCTATGAGTCGGTGGCGGGCCTGGTGTTCGATTCCGGTTCGTACGAGGAGAATCTTGCGAAAGCACTTGACACGGCTGGTTACACGCAGCTGCGCCAGGAGCAGCAACAACGCCGCATGGATCGGCATCCACGCCGACTCGGCATTGGTGTATCCTGCTATGTCGAGATGTGTGGACTCGCTCCATCGCGTGTGCTTGCGAGTCTCAATTACGGAGCCGGAGGCTGGGAGGCGGCGACCGTTCGCATCTTGCCGACCTCGAAGGTCCAGGTCGTCACCGGCACGGCTCCTCACGGCCAGGGACACGAGACGAGCTGGTCGATGATCGTGGCGGACAAGCTTGGAATCTCGCCTGACGATGTGGAGGTACTGCACTCCGACACCTCGATCGCGCCCTATGGGATGGATACCTACGGCAGTCGGTCTCTTTCGGTTGGAGGGACGGCGGTGTACTTGGCGACGGAGCGAGTCATTGAGAAGGCGATGAAGATTGCGGCACATCAGATGGAGGTTGCCGAAGAGGATCTTGAGTATGTTGGGGCGACGTTCCGTGTAAAGGGTTCGCCAGAGCAGCAGCTACCCCTTGCAGCGATCGCCTTCGAGGCATTTACCGCCCATAATCTGCCCGACGGAGTCGAACCGAACCTGGAGGCGTCCATCAGTTGGGATCCTCCGAACTTTACTTTTCCGAACGGTACCCACATCGCGGTCGTTGAGGTTGACGAGGAGACCGGTCGAGTTGAACTCATCCGCTACATCGCGGTCGACGACTGTGGAAACCAGATTAACCCCTTGATTGTGGAGGGGCAGATCCACGGCGGTATCACCCAGGGTGTCGCACAGGCGCTGTATGAGGAGGCACTCTATGATGGATCCGGGCAGCTTCTTAACGCATCACTCGCCGATTATCTCGTACCGTCCGCCTGCGAGATGCCGAGCTTTGAACTTGCCTCGACGGTGACGCCATCGCCGACCAACCCGCTCGGAGTCAAGGGCGTTGGAGAGGCCGGTACGATTGGTTCGGCACCAGCGGTGATCAATGCGGTGGTAGACGCCTTGTCGGACCTTGGGGTCACCGATTGCCCGATGCCGGCGACTCCAGAGCGGGTCTATCAGCTCATCCAACAGGCAACGTCTAAGTAA
- a CDS encoding (2Fe-2S)-binding protein produces the protein MRVAVTVNEQQRVADVEPRTLLVHLLREDFGLTGTNVGCDTSSCGACTVLLDGESVKSCTVLAAQADGRRVTTIEGLAAADGTLHPLQRAFQENHALQCGYCTPGMVMVSMSILAENDTLDEATVREGLEGNLCRCTGYHNIVKAVLAAKEEMGAQS, from the coding sequence GTGCGCGTAGCAGTAACGGTAAACGAACAACAGAGGGTGGCCGACGTCGAACCCAGGACGCTTTTGGTTCACCTCCTGCGAGAGGATTTTGGATTGACGGGCACCAACGTTGGCTGTGACACCTCGTCCTGTGGAGCTTGTACGGTGCTGCTTGATGGTGAATCGGTCAAATCCTGCACGGTTTTGGCAGCCCAGGCAGATGGACGACGGGTAACGACAATCGAAGGGTTGGCCGCCGCTGATGGCACACTCCATCCACTTCAGCGGGCTTTTCAGGAAAACCATGCTCTCCAGTGTGGCTACTGCACCCCTGGCATGGTCATGGTCTCGATGTCCATCTTGGCTGAGAATGACACCCTCGATGAGGCGACGGTGCGTGAGGGGCTCGAGGGGAACCTCTGTCGTTGCACCGGTTACCACAACATTGTGAAGGCGGTACTCGCCGCTAAAGAAGAGATGGGGGCACAATCATGA
- a CDS encoding MoxR family ATPase codes for MAESRTDQLGVATPEKLAQGLSSVDYLADLKIATASFLALALEKPLLLEGDAGVGKTELALALSRLFGSDLIRLQCYEGIDATQAVYDWDYAKQLLHLRATEAVGVQADRTSLEAELYEDRYLIERPLLRSLGYADPTRPPVLLIDELDRADDEFEAFLLELLSTFEITIPELGTRRALVKPVVILTSNRTRDLHDALKRRCLYLWVDHPSFEREVEIIRLRVPEASASLAAQIGAIVQEFRRQGLVKPPGIAEAIDWASALTRLTAVEVTPAWLEMTLGTVIKYREDEERIDSVGLTTLIERAFARFGA; via the coding sequence TTGGCTGAGTCTCGGACGGATCAACTTGGCGTAGCGACACCCGAAAAACTGGCGCAAGGGCTGTCGAGCGTCGACTATCTCGCTGATTTGAAGATCGCGACAGCGTCGTTTTTGGCGCTGGCGCTTGAGAAGCCGCTGCTGCTCGAGGGGGATGCGGGAGTCGGTAAAACCGAGCTCGCACTGGCCTTGTCACGGCTTTTCGGGAGTGATCTTATCCGACTGCAGTGTTATGAGGGAATCGATGCCACCCAGGCCGTCTACGACTGGGACTATGCCAAGCAACTCCTGCATCTGCGAGCCACTGAGGCCGTTGGCGTGCAGGCGGATCGCACCTCACTGGAGGCTGAGCTCTACGAGGACCGTTACCTCATCGAGCGACCGTTGTTGCGATCCCTCGGTTATGCCGATCCAACGCGTCCACCGGTCCTGTTGATCGACGAGTTGGATCGAGCCGATGACGAGTTTGAGGCATTTCTACTGGAACTGCTCTCGACCTTTGAAATCACGATTCCAGAACTTGGCACGCGAAGAGCGCTCGTCAAGCCAGTGGTGATTTTGACCTCTAATCGGACTCGAGATCTTCACGATGCTCTCAAGCGTCGGTGTCTCTATCTCTGGGTAGATCACCCGAGTTTTGAACGCGAAGTTGAGATCATCCGTCTACGGGTCCCGGAGGCAAGCGCGTCGCTCGCTGCGCAGATCGGAGCGATCGTTCAAGAGTTCCGGCGTCAGGGACTGGTGAAACCACCTGGAATTGCCGAGGCGATCGATTGGGCGAGTGCCTTGACCCGATTGACGGCTGTTGAGGTTACCCCGGCATGGCTCGAGATGACCCTCGGCACCGTGATCAAATATCGCGAGGATGAGGAGCGAATCGATTCCGTTGGTTTGACGACGCTCATCGAGCGGGCATTTGCTCGGTTTGGTGCATGA
- a CDS encoding xanthine dehydrogenase family protein subunit M, producing MYPSTFDYARATTVAEAITMLADDEDAKVLAGGHSLLPLMKLRLATPSTLVDIGRITELSYIRKDGGEVAIGALTRHRDVETSELLAREVPVLVRVAGQIGDPSVRHVGTIGGSTAHGDGAADLPAALLALGATMVAEGPSGRRTIAAGDFFKGFLETALAPDEILTEIRVPTGFTKFAYQKFNRRAQDWAIVGVVAVRNERTNVGFVNMGATPLRATAVEERLAAGASLEEAAAVADEGTSPSADINASVEYRRHLARVLVRRALVELG from the coding sequence ATGTACCCATCAACTTTCGATTATGCGAGAGCGACAACCGTTGCAGAGGCGATCACGATGCTCGCTGATGATGAGGATGCGAAGGTACTCGCGGGGGGCCACTCGTTGTTGCCACTCATGAAGCTAAGGTTGGCTACGCCATCGACGCTGGTTGACATCGGACGCATCACTGAGCTCTCCTATATCCGTAAGGATGGCGGCGAGGTGGCGATCGGGGCGCTGACCCGGCATCGCGACGTGGAGACCTCGGAACTGCTCGCACGGGAGGTTCCTGTTTTGGTCAGGGTAGCTGGTCAAATCGGTGATCCCTCAGTTCGCCATGTCGGCACGATTGGCGGTTCGACCGCGCACGGAGACGGCGCTGCTGACCTTCCCGCCGCGCTTCTTGCGCTAGGCGCAACCATGGTGGCCGAGGGCCCATCTGGACGCCGCACGATAGCGGCCGGCGACTTCTTCAAAGGTTTCTTAGAGACGGCGCTGGCCCCGGATGAGATTCTGACTGAGATTCGCGTGCCGACCGGCTTTACAAAGTTTGCGTATCAGAAGTTCAATCGGCGTGCCCAGGACTGGGCGATCGTTGGGGTTGTTGCCGTACGCAATGAGCGCACCAACGTTGGCTTTGTCAACATGGGGGCGACTCCCTTGCGCGCGACGGCAGTCGAGGAGCGCCTAGCGGCAGGGGCAAGCCTTGAAGAGGCCGCTGCGGTGGCCGATGAGGGGACCTCCCCCTCGGCCGACATCAACGCAAGTGTTGAGTACCGACGCCACCTCGCACGGGTTCTGGTGCGTCGAGCTCTGGTCGAACTTGGCTGA